TCACGAGGCTTTCATTCTTAAGGTGTTTCAGGTAATTGCGCAGCTGCATGGCACCCACGTTAAAGCTGCCCGACTGGTTGTCGAGGAATTCTTCTCCAAAAAGCACTTTTCCGTCGAGAGCTTCCACGATCTCCTTTAAAGTAGGGTTGGCCAGGCTGTCAATAAGGGGCAGGGCAAACACCGCCACATCATCGGGGAGGAACTCCCTCATGCCGTTGGTGGCAATGGTAAGGTTGGCAAGTTCAATTTTGTTACTTACCATGGCAATTACCCGCACGTCTTTTTTAATGAAAGTTTGGTAGGCCATTTGCAGGCTACCCATAAGGCCTTCTTTGGACTTGCCGCGACCGCTGGCGATAATAATTACCGGAAGCCCCAGGTTTTTGGCGATATTCACGTTCTCATCAAACTCAAACACGCTGCCTTCCCCCGAAAAATCACTGCCTTCTACCAGCACAAAATCGAAGTTTTCTTCAAGTTTTTTGTACTTCCTTATAATAGTATCTATAATCTCCCCCGATTTCCCTTCGTTGCGTTTTTGGATGACCTCATTCCTGGTATAGGCATAAGAATCTTCGTACGACATGGGAAGGTCGAAATATTTTAAAACCGTGTCTATATGATTATCGGGTTTTCCCGGCTTTTCTTCATTGATGATAGGCCTAAAATAGGCTACTCTCACTGTTTTACCCAACAAAGCCCGCATAAGGCCCAGGGAGATCAAAGATTTACCGCTGTTTGGCTCTAAAGTCGCTATATAAAGTCCTTTGTTCATAGTTTTTCAAATTCTGATGCAAAAGTAAGGCATATAAAAAAGTTTGTTTGGCGCTACAGGTCAAAAAGTAATGAAAATCTGATGAAAATCAGCTGAAGCAGATCATTTAGTCCGGATTTTCTTCTTCGGAAAAACACTCCTTAAAAATACTATTTTTGGGAGGTGAGCATTTTGGCTGAAGTAGGGTTACTTTTCTAAAGTTTCTTTTTTAAATTATTGTTTTCCTATTAAAAAAATAAAACAGGAGCTAAGGCCACGAATACACAAATAATACAGTCCATTTAAAGGATGGGGGGGTAGTTTTTCAGCTATTGTATTTTTCACTGAGGATTCACAGGCTTCTGGACACGAATGTGGAGGACATGGGTGTTGTGAATTGCTTTCAAAATTGTATTTTTCACTGAGGATTCACAGGTCAAGGCAAATGATACGCTTTGTTGACGAGGTTGTGAATTGCTTTCAGAATTGTATTTTTAGCTTAGGATTCACAGGCCCTGATTTGGTTGAAGCCAGCCTTCAGGGTTGTGAATTGCTTTCAAAATTGTATTTTTCACTGAGGATTCACAGGACAGAGCTTGAAATACTTGATTGGGCAATAGTTGTGAATTGCTTTCAAGATTGTATATTTACTTAGGATTCACAGGCCTGTCCTTTTTTTCCGTCTGTTCTTCTTGTTGTGAATTGCTTTCAAGATTGTATATTTAATTAGGATTCACAGGACGAAAACGAATTAATAGAACAGCAAAAGTGTTGTGAATTGCTTTCAAGATTGTATATTTACTTAGGATTCACAGGATTAGGCAATGTATATCACGATAACACCTCGTTGTGAATTGCTTTCAAGATTGTATATTTACTTAGGATTCACAGGTCTGAGCATAAAGACCAAGAAGATAATCCAGTTGTGAATTGCTTTCAAGATTGTATATTTACTTAGGATTCACAGGATAGAATTATAACCACAGCCCCCGGTAAGTGTTGTGAATTGCTTTCAAGATTGTATATTTACTTAGGATTCACAGGTAATCCTTCCTCTAACATTCTTTGTCCTTCGTTGTGAATTGCTTTCAAGATTGTATTTTTACTTAGGATTCACAGGCTATGATGTTAGATCCATCAACGTTCAAAGGTTGTGAATTGCTTTCAGAATTGTATTTTTACTTAGGATTCACAGGTTTGGTTGTAAACTCTAAAATCGTAAGACAGTTGTGAATTGCTTTCAGAATTGTATTTTTACTTAGGATTCACAGGAATGAAAGCGGTTGGGGATATGTCTATTGGGTTGTGAATTGCTTTCAGAATTGTATTTTTACTTAGGATTCACAGGAACCGCAGATGACAACCTAATTACAGGAATGTTGTGAATTGCTTTCAGAATTGTATTTTTACTTAGGATTCACAGGACAGAGATATTGTATTAGAAAAAAACAGCTGTTGTGAATTGCTTTCAGAATTGTATTTTTACTTAGGATTCACAGGTAATCGAAAAAACCCAGGTAGAGGTAAACAGTTGTGAATTGCTTTCAGAATTGTATTTTTACTTAGGATTCACAGGGATAATAATGCACTTCCTCTGCTTCTTGAAGTTGTGAATTGCTTTCAGAATTGTATTTTTACTTAGGATTCACAGGTGAGGGATCAAATGTTACGCTAGGAGCAAAGTTGTGAATTGCTTTCAGAATTGTATTTTTACTTAGGATTCACAGGAAGACTGTAAAAACATAACCTTTGACTGCTGTTGTGAATTGCTTTCAGAATTGTATTTTTACTTAGGATTCACAGGATTGCCTAATAAATATACACTTATTTCCTTGTTGTGAATTGCTTTCAGAATTGTATTTTTACTTAGGATTCACAGGCAGGTAAAATATTTACATGTAACAGCGAAAGTTGTGAATTGCTTTCAGAATTGTATTTTTACTTAGGATTCACAGGGCTCTACTTCTTTTTTAATATCTTCTAAGGGTTGTGAATTGCTTTCAGAATTGTATTTTTACTTAGGATTCACAGGTCCATCTTTTTCATACCCCCACCATTCAGGGTTGTGAATTGCTTTCAGAATTGTATTTTTACTTAGGATTCACAGGAAATGGTGTAACCTCCTGCCGAATAACTGAGTTGTGAATTGCTTTCAGAATTGTATTTTTACTTAGGATTCACAGGAATAAATATCTTCAGCACTCACTAAAGGCTGTTGTGAATTGCTTTCAGAATTGTATTTTTACTTAGGATTCACAGGTAAAAGGGGGTATGACTTATACTATATCAGGTTGTGAATTGCTTTCAGAATTGTATTTTTACTTAGGATTCACAGGAATAATGAAGAACAGATGTTCCCGCCAATGGTTGTGAATTGCTTTCAGAATTGTATTTTTACTTAGGATTCACAGGTTAATTACTATTAGTTTTTGTCAGGAGATAGTTGTGAATTGCTTTCAGAATTGTATTTTTACTTAGGATTCACAGGTCGGCACTTATGCGGAAGTAATAAAACGTTGTTGTGAATTGCTTTCAGAATTGTATTTTTACTTAGGATTCACAGGATAGGCATTTTCGCCTAAATCATTAAAAAGGTTGTGAATTGCTTTCAGAATTGTATTTTTACTTAGGATTCACAGGAGTCAAATTTATTAATCTAAAAACTAATCTGTTGTGAATTGCTTTCAGAATTGTATTTTTACTTAGGATTCACAGGTTTGCTTTTAGTGGTTAGGGGAAGAGAGGGGTTGTGAATTGCTTTCAGAATTGTATTTTTACTTAGGATTCACAGGCTTTAGCTTTTACCCCTCCGATTAACTGCTGTTGTGAATTGCTTTCAGAATTGTATTTTTACTTAGGATTCACAGGAGGTATTATCTGGATAGCCCAGAGGATGCTGTTGTGAATTGCTTTCAGAATTGTATTTTTACTTAGGATTCACAGGGGGAAAGATATGCTACATCAGTAACGGGTAGTTGTGAATTGCTTTCAGAATTGTATTTTTACTTAGGATTCACAGGTCAAACAAGTAAACCCCTTCAAAAGAACAAGTTGTGAATTGCTTTCAGAATTGTATTTTTACTTAGGATTCACAGGGTTATTAAAATGCGGCATCTTGAGATCTTTGTTGTGAATTGCTTTCAGAATTGTATTTTTACTTAGGATTCACAGGTAATTCAAGTGAGAAGACCTGACGGTACAAGTTGTGAATTGCTTTCAGAATTGTATTTTTACTTAGGATTCACAGGCAAAGTTCTTGAGGATAGAACTTTCATCTAGTTGTGAATTGCTTTCAGAATTGTATTTTTACTTAGGATTCACAGGATTGTTCATCTGGGCGAAGATTGTCAGCTTGTTGTGAATTGCTTTCAGAATTGTATTTTTACTTAGGATTCACAGGTCACAACAGGTGCTCCAATACTCATCACTTGTTGTGAATTGCTTTCAGAATTGTATTTTTACTTAGGATTCACAGGTCGGGTTTGATAGTTCTTCCACCTGCCCTAGTTGTGAATTGCTTTCAGAATTGTATTTTTACTTAGGATTCACAGGTGAGATGGAAGATCTTTATCAATGGCATTGTTGTGAATTGCTTTCAGAATTGTATTTTTACTTAGGATTCACAGGTTACTACGTAGGTTATGGATGCATGGAGCGGTTGTGAATTGCTTTCAGAATTGTATTTTTACTTAGGATTCACAGGGATACCTGCTTTAATTAGCTGGTATTCTGAATCTTAAGTGTAATATTAGAATTAAAAAATGAAGGCAGAAACTGATATCCCAACTACGCTCGACCTGAAATTTTTATTTGTATAACTGTTAAAAAAGTTCCAGTTGCTGGACGGGTTGTTCTGTTTCCGTTTCTTTTTGGCCATGGAAGAGTTCTATCATTCCAAATTGTTTGTCGGTCACCTGCATGATTCCGACCTTTCCTTTTTTTGGAAGTGCATTTTTTGTACGTTTTATATGAACTTCAGCATTTTCACGACTTGGGCAAAAGCGGGTATAAATAGAGAATTGGAACATTCCAAACCCATCATCTAAAAGGTTTTTACGAAAACGTGTTGCGGCTTTTCTTTCGGTCCGGGTTTCCGTTGGCAGGTCAAAAAATACAAGTACCCACATACTTCTGTATTGGTTTAAACGTGAAAAACGGTCTTTCATATTCAGGACTAATAAAAAAATACTCGGCCTAATTCTATTGCAGCCTGACAATTGTCAGAACGAGCGGAGTCGAGATCTATTCATAAACCGGATATAATATTTTCCGGCTCAGGCCTGCAAAACATTCCTGCAGCGAATTGGTAGTACGGCTCATAGCTACCATGAGCGGACTCACCTTATCATCAATTACGACATCTATAGCCGGTATTTTTAAAAGCTCAGCCTTCAAACAAGTATTCAGCTCGTCCAATTTTTCCCCGCTTTCCACAATTTTGTATACCAGTTCATCTACATATATGCGATAAGGTTCCATAATATCATCGGCCAGGCAGAATGCATTGTATTTGTTTCGGTGAAAAATCCCCACGCCTGGAAGCATCCCACTGCCAATTAAAGCTCTGGCTGTTAGGGCACGCAGAATGGCGTAGCCATAATTAAGCAGGTTATTGGGAGGAATGCCTTTTTGGTATCGGCTAAATCCTTTAACATCAAAAATGTTTTGCCAGTAAAAAGCCGCGGCAATGGCTTCGTGATTTTCGGTATCACCGCTTTTAACTTCTGTTGCCCAACGTGCAAGTTTTTTATGGTTTTTTCCACGCCTGAAAAGATGGTTTGCCTGGTTGCTTATTTTTGCGCTTACCGTTTGCTGCCAAAGATTTTTCTTTAATGGCAGACTGGCATTTAATTGGTTCGTAAACCGTTCTGTTTGCTCTGTATGGCCCACCAGAGGCTGTAAAATGGAGCAGGGGAGATGCTGCTTATCACAATTTACCACTGCAGCTTTGTTCTGGATTAACTTTGTAATTAATCCGTTGGTAAGGGTAATCTGTGGATTTTCTAAAACCAAAATTCCAATATCTTCTATAGGCACCCGCTTTTCCTCCTTGTCCCCTTCTGGAAAGGAAATTACCAGCTGCTCATTTTTAGTACTGAGATAAGCGGGATTTGAAAAAAAGAGGGTGCGTTTTATCATTAATTAATAATTCCAATTAATTGAACCGTCTAAGTTCATTTCAAAGTCTTTACCTTCTATAGTAAATAAATCGCTGTTCGGTGTAAACAAAATTCTAGGTGGAGAAAAAGAGTCTGTCAACTTTCCAATTGAAAATCCATTTTTTCCTAGAGTTCCATATTCTTTAGACAATTCATCATCAGTTCTCGCCTCCAAATGATGTTGAAAAATAATATTACCTCTTTCCGCTTGGTGAAACCTTTTGATATAATAAAGTCTTTTGCTCAAACCTTCCCTATCTAAATCTTTTAATTCATCTCTATTTTCAAAAAAGAATAAAATCTTTTGCCCTGGTAAAAAGATATGTATAAGTTCCCCTTCTTTTGCCTTTTTACCTCTACCTATTAAAACAGGTTCCTTATACTTAAAAACATCTCTCTTGGAATCTTTATTTTGATTTAAAGAAAATCGTGCTGCTTCAAATGAATTAATAGATACTATTTTTCGCCCATTTTCATTTTCATAAAGACCAAACATATAGTTATCACCTGTATCAGCAAAAATGTAGTTTTTGTATTCTTTAGAAGATTTATAAACTTGTTCTTTAACAATTGTGGCATTTTCTGGATTCATATAACCTCGTGCTGCTTTTACTCTACATCTTAGATGACGGAGTGTATTTCCTTGAAAATCTTTCAATTCATTTTGTTTAATACCTTCAGATAATTGTTTTTTTAAATGTTCTGCCAAATGTGCATCTACAATAACATCATTCTTAAAATTGACATTATCAATGGGTTTTCTGAGGACCATCCACATCTCATCTTTTCCATCAACTTGATTGTAAACTATGTTGCCATTTTCATCTCTTTGTAGACTACCCTTATCATCTTTAGCTGCAATTTTTATTTTTCCATAATAAGTTTGCTGATGTAATTCCCCTCTTATGGAATCTCCCTGTGCTATTTTTTGAATTTTATTTCCTTTTTCATCCAGTAATAATTCTCCATTTTTATCCCTTAACCAATCTATTTTCCCTCGTTTTCTTACCTTTTTTATCCCTGGGGTTAAAGTTTGGTCTCTATCAACAAGGTTGTTAATAAGAATGTTTTTCTGGATTTCTTCAATCATTGAATAACTAAATCCTGCAAAAGGTTTCTCGTGATATTGCTTCCCTCTGTTTTCTTCCTCAAATTCATATGCATTTTTTAATATTTCTTCCCTCTTTCTTGCTGAAGGAATTAAGGTCAAAACTGCAGCATCAATAGCGTGATGGTAATGCTTTCCCCTGTCTTTTGCTTCCTCCTTAGGTTGAACACTAAAGATTTTTCTGAATTGGGCAGTTTGGCTTCCTTTTATTACATCTACCTTATTAAATACTGTTTTTAAATAATGGGTAGCATACTTGGTAATAATTTGGGTATCTACTAATTGGCTATTTACAAAACCTTTCGGAACTTCAGTACGGGTAAATCTGTCCAATTTATTTTTCCAATAATCATAATCCATTTGTCTTAAATGGCGTTGGCGGATTGCATAATCCTTTTCATTCTTGTCCATTGCTTTTTTAGACTTGACTTTCCAAAAATTAATTTGATTGTAAAAATCATTTACTTTCTTTTCCCAAGCTTCCAATCTTGGTTTTATTGCGGAATAACCGTGAGATTCAATTTCATAGTTAGGCAATTCCGTTGGCATCTGATTTTTCTTGATACTTCGGTTGTAATCCGCATAACAAACTGTTAAATTGGCTAAGGAATTATCAAAAGATTTACTTCTTGGAATGGTGTGTTCAAAATCCACTTTATTAGAATTGAACAAATCCGTCAGTTTAATTATTTTACCCGTGTAGATGCAAAGACAGTTTTGTTCTTTCCAAAGCCTATATTTTTGTACATCAGCTTTAGTCGTATTTACTAACTTGACAACGTCTTCATAATTTTCCAGTTGCTCTGCCCATAATCTGAACTTGCTTGTATCTGTAGCGCTTTGCGGATTGGCAACTCCAGAAAAGTCAGGGTCTTTTATTAATTCAGAAATGGCGTTGGCAAATTCCCTATTTTCTACCTCTCGGTCACGTTGATATTTATTAATTGCCCACCGTTTGTTAGTATAGTCTAAATTATTCTTAGCTTCTCTAGCAATTTCTACCACTAATCTCGTCTCTTCATCAATTTTTCCGATTTCAATCAGATAATTTATGACATCCCGCAATTTATAAAGTGTTTTGTATGCCATCGGGTTTTTAAAAGCTGCCGTTTTGGGACTTAACAAGAATTGTTGCCCTTCTTTTTTAGGGTATATATCGATCTGGGACGGATGATAAATTTTTTCCAACAACTTTTCACCTACATCAAAATTATCATCCAAAAACTGTTTTATCTGATTAACTAAATGAGGTGATTTAAAATGCTCTCGTTTTAAGGAAGCGAAAAATTCTTGATACTTTTCAGTCACTTCACATAAGGTTTGGTGCCTATAATCCTCATTTAATTTAGCCCAGGTTTTCTCTCCAAAATGCTCTTTTGCAGCTGTTTCTATATCCTTTATATCCGAATCATCCAACTTGTAAGATGGATCTCCAACTGCAAATCTATCGTGATAATCCAAAGCATAATATTTGAAAACCAAATTATTTACTATAGTGATGATTTTCTTCTGATACCTGTTTTCTTTTATCTCATCTTTAATAGCCTTAGAAATAATTTCTTTCTCTGCTTCAAAAACTTCATTTCCGACTATCTCTGGAATCTTTGCCAAAATCACCGCTTCAGAATAAATCATTCCTTCCCGTAAAAAAGGCAAAATGTTGTTCATGGCTTTTAAGCTCAAGTTGGCATAACCGATAGGGAAATTATTAAAGAGTGTTATTAGTTCTTTTATTTGATTTTCTTCCAATTCGAGTACGTCAATTAAAAACTCTTCAAAATATTCTTCATCCTCAAATGAAAACAGGATATGCCAGATATCATCTATCGTATATTTTTTTGTACTGTTCTCTCCTTTTCTATTCCCTCTAACAACTGATTTCTCAAAATTTTTCCAATCTTCACCAAAGACTGATTTTAATCTTGCTGAAACAAAGCAACTTGAAACAGACACCTTATCCATTTTCTTGCTGTAGTTCAATTCCCAATTATTTCCACCATTGGCTTGTATAAATTTTCTGATTTCAAAAAAATCAAATTCCCTTTTACTCTTAAAGAAAAATTTTTCCTGATACAATTTTTCTTTTAATTCCAACGGAATTGGTTCAAAAGGAGCATCTTTATCTGTTCGATATTTGATGTTATTGATAAATGACCATGCTCGGTATTCTTCGAACTTTGGATGGCTTACAGGACATCGTGGTTTATTGGGTTCAAGTGTACATTTGCCAATCAAGCCTTTTTGTGAACGTAGCGGACGTTGATAGAAGATTGAGCCATTTGAAGTTTCAAGGAGTAATTTATCCCTGAAATCGTTGTCCTTAATTTCTTGAAAATCTAATATTATCTTAACCTCTTTTCTATAGTCTGATCTAAGTGTATATCGGTTTCTAACTCGAATCCCTTTATCCTCTAAATAAGCAAAAGCAGCACCCAAACTCCCGTTTTCAATAATCAAGTTTTCATATTCATTCCGCCCAATTGTTTTAGTTTCACTACTCCCTTTATAAACTGCGGTTTTTTCATTTGCACCTTGTTTTCTGCTACTTTTAAAACCTCGTCTTTGAGATATATGATATAAAGCTCTGCCCACTTTGTATCGGTTTTCTTGGACTGATAAATCCAATTTCTCAGTAATTAAGGATCTTCTTAATTGGTAAGGACTTGAAAAATCTGGAGTGCCAGTACCATCAAAATCCAGTTTGATCCATTGTTGGAAAGCTTTATCTTCCACAGGAAAAACTCGACCAATTCCCTTTATATAATTTTTCCACTTGTTCAACTTTTCAATATCTAAGGGACAATAATCATTTTCACACAAAACTTTTAAAGTCTCCCATTTACGATATCTTCGGGAATTATATAATCTTCGGGAAGAACGATGTTTTGTTCTCTCAGCTGCAAAAGAAAACTCTCCTGTTTTTCCTTCACCAACACCTTTTTTAAAAGTATATACTCCATACCAAGAAAAAATTTCATCTTCTCTTAAGGTAAGACCAATTGAATTTGTACCTAAATCTATTCCTAAAGTTTTGCTCATTTTGATATAATAATTATATTAGCAGTCTGAAAGACAATTCACAACAAGGCTATAAGCCGAAGATTTTTCTTAATCCTGCGTACACCGTGGGATTTTTTTATTATCCAAGGCGGCCTTAGCGGGTCGCTTTTCTTTTTTAGTCTTATTCCGATCTTCAAAAAACAGTAGGGAAGGTGTTGAAGATGCTACATATTTACTAAAATTTTCTTAATATTCCTATAATTATTTCTTCGTGAGCTTATGAAAGACCTTTTTTCTTCCCATTCAAAAGATTATTCCCGGTACCGTCCCGGCTATCCTGCAGAACTCTACAACTTTCTTCGGAAGCTTTGCCGCGAAAGGAACCGTGCCTGGGATTGCGGTACGGGCAATGGGCAGGTGGCGGGGGAGCTGGCCACTTTTTTTGAGCAGGTCTATGCCACAGATATTAGTATCAGCCAATTGTCGCAGGCAGTGCAGAAGGAAAATATCCACTACACCAAACAAGCTGCAGAAAATACTATTTTTCCCGATGCGCACTTTGATCTGGTGACGGTGGGGCAGGCTGTGCACTGGTTTGATTTTGAAAAGTTCAATGCCGAAGTAAAACGGGTGCTGAAAAAGGATGCGGTAATTGGCATTTTTGGATACGCCCTCTTCAGGAGCAATGCCGAAACAGATGAGATCATCCGGCAGTTTTACAATAACATCATTGGCTCTTTCTGGGCACCCGAAAGGCGTTTCCTGGAAGAAAACTATCGCACGATACCGTTTCCGTTTCAGGAAATTGAAGTGCCGGAGATAAAAATGAAGCAAAAATGGAGTTTTGAGCGCTTAATTGGCTATCTCAACACCTGGTCGGCCGTTAAGGCTTATGAAAAGGAGCATAAGCAGAATCCGGTGGAGCTGGTGAGAGCGCAACTTCGGGAAGGTTTTGGCGAAGTGGGGGAAGTGGAATTTCCAATACTGCTTCGGGTGGGACGGAATTCAGATTAAACCTTCCGAAGAAATTTTCATTTACATCATTTACGGAAACGGGCTGCCAAAAATGCCATTTTAAAGAAGTATTTTCCGTGGAAATTTTCCGAAGATAACAGAAGCATTTCAGCGGCTTAAAATTCCATTTCATATACCTATATTTGCACCCGCCAAAAGAGCATCAAACAATATTATATGAAAGCCGGAATTGTAGGACTACCCAACGTAGGAAAATCAACTTTATTCAATTGCCTCTCAAATGCCAAAGCCCAGAGCGCGAATTTCCCTTTTTGTACCATTGAGCCAAATATTGGGGTGGTGAATGTGCCAGACAGGCGCCTGGAGAAGCTTGAATCCCTGGTGAACCCTGAGCGGGTGATCCCGGCCACGGTTGAGATT
This Salinimicrobium tongyeongense DNA region includes the following protein-coding sequences:
- the cas9 gene encoding type II CRISPR RNA-guided endonuclease Cas9 (Cas9, originally named Csn1, is the large, multifunctional signature protein of type II CRISPR/Cas systems. It is well known even to general audiences because its RNA-guided endonuclease activity has made it a popular tool for custom editing of eukaryotic genomes.); this translates as MSKTLGIDLGTNSIGLTLREDEIFSWYGVYTFKKGVGEGKTGEFSFAAERTKHRSSRRLYNSRRYRKWETLKVLCENDYCPLDIEKLNKWKNYIKGIGRVFPVEDKAFQQWIKLDFDGTGTPDFSSPYQLRRSLITEKLDLSVQENRYKVGRALYHISQRRGFKSSRKQGANEKTAVYKGSSETKTIGRNEYENLIIENGSLGAAFAYLEDKGIRVRNRYTLRSDYRKEVKIILDFQEIKDNDFRDKLLLETSNGSIFYQRPLRSQKGLIGKCTLEPNKPRCPVSHPKFEEYRAWSFINNIKYRTDKDAPFEPIPLELKEKLYQEKFFFKSKREFDFFEIRKFIQANGGNNWELNYSKKMDKVSVSSCFVSARLKSVFGEDWKNFEKSVVRGNRKGENSTKKYTIDDIWHILFSFEDEEYFEEFLIDVLELEENQIKELITLFNNFPIGYANLSLKAMNNILPFLREGMIYSEAVILAKIPEIVGNEVFEAEKEIISKAIKDEIKENRYQKKIITIVNNLVFKYYALDYHDRFAVGDPSYKLDDSDIKDIETAAKEHFGEKTWAKLNEDYRHQTLCEVTEKYQEFFASLKREHFKSPHLVNQIKQFLDDNFDVGEKLLEKIYHPSQIDIYPKKEGQQFLLSPKTAAFKNPMAYKTLYKLRDVINYLIEIGKIDEETRLVVEIAREAKNNLDYTNKRWAINKYQRDREVENREFANAISELIKDPDFSGVANPQSATDTSKFRLWAEQLENYEDVVKLVNTTKADVQKYRLWKEQNCLCIYTGKIIKLTDLFNSNKVDFEHTIPRSKSFDNSLANLTVCYADYNRSIKKNQMPTELPNYEIESHGYSAIKPRLEAWEKKVNDFYNQINFWKVKSKKAMDKNEKDYAIRQRHLRQMDYDYWKNKLDRFTRTEVPKGFVNSQLVDTQIITKYATHYLKTVFNKVDVIKGSQTAQFRKIFSVQPKEEAKDRGKHYHHAIDAAVLTLIPSARKREEILKNAYEFEEENRGKQYHEKPFAGFSYSMIEEIQKNILINNLVDRDQTLTPGIKKVRKRGKIDWLRDKNGELLLDEKGNKIQKIAQGDSIRGELHQQTYYGKIKIAAKDDKGSLQRDENGNIVYNQVDGKDEMWMVLRKPIDNVNFKNDVIVDAHLAEHLKKQLSEGIKQNELKDFQGNTLRHLRCRVKAARGYMNPENATIVKEQVYKSSKEYKNYIFADTGDNYMFGLYENENGRKIVSINSFEAARFSLNQNKDSKRDVFKYKEPVLIGRGKKAKEGELIHIFLPGQKILFFFENRDELKDLDREGLSKRLYYIKRFHQAERGNIIFQHHLEARTDDELSKEYGTLGKNGFSIGKLTDSFSPPRILFTPNSDLFTIEGKDFEMNLDGSINWNY
- the cas2 gene encoding CRISPR-associated endonuclease Cas2 → MKDRFSRLNQYRSMWVLVFFDLPTETRTERKAATRFRKNLLDDGFGMFQFSIYTRFCPSRENAEVHIKRTKNALPKKGKVGIMQVTDKQFGMIELFHGQKETETEQPVQQLELF
- a CDS encoding class I SAM-dependent methyltransferase; amino-acid sequence: MKDLFSSHSKDYSRYRPGYPAELYNFLRKLCRERNRAWDCGTGNGQVAGELATFFEQVYATDISISQLSQAVQKENIHYTKQAAENTIFPDAHFDLVTVGQAVHWFDFEKFNAEVKRVLKKDAVIGIFGYALFRSNAETDEIIRQFYNNIIGSFWAPERRFLEENYRTIPFPFQEIEVPEIKMKQKWSFERLIGYLNTWSAVKAYEKEHKQNPVELVRAQLREGFGEVGEVEFPILLRVGRNSD
- the cas1 gene encoding type II CRISPR-associated endonuclease Cas1; the encoded protein is MIKRTLFFSNPAYLSTKNEQLVISFPEGDKEEKRVPIEDIGILVLENPQITLTNGLITKLIQNKAAVVNCDKQHLPCSILQPLVGHTEQTERFTNQLNASLPLKKNLWQQTVSAKISNQANHLFRRGKNHKKLARWATEVKSGDTENHEAIAAAFYWQNIFDVKGFSRYQKGIPPNNLLNYGYAILRALTARALIGSGMLPGVGIFHRNKYNAFCLADDIMEPYRIYVDELVYKIVESGEKLDELNTCLKAELLKIPAIDVVIDDKVSPLMVAMSRTTNSLQECFAGLSRKILYPVYE